One window of Thermocoleostomius sinensis A174 genomic DNA carries:
- a CDS encoding alpha/beta hydrolase, translated as MSTIYFATNRNPLPVDNPSDFGSQFSPDGLANLRFGRAEVTGEDFNQIQIQVAPENLFSDPPLLGSQTIFEEVRREMQEEAEDTLIFIHGFNTSFRNALRQVAQIHQRLTAEDPLNPGNPLKLNMCLFSWPSDGSLLLTDPRSQNAVAYRNDRLDAAASGAAFARGFLKIADFIMQTQPEERCEQRLHLMTHSMGAYVLRHAVQEIRTFVGNRIPRIFDQILLLAADEDDDAFDHDHKLHLLPRTTRHVSVYFNRNDLALWASDRLKGNPARLGTDGPLQPLQLPRNVYPVDCTAVVSRFADPTEHSYHLNVDRVVIDIRQVLRNRPADEIPGRRYVADSNRYRLLEDYR; from the coding sequence ATGTCAACCATCTACTTTGCCACTAATCGCAATCCGCTTCCAGTCGATAATCCTAGCGATTTCGGCAGCCAGTTTAGTCCAGATGGGTTGGCGAACTTACGCTTTGGACGTGCTGAAGTCACAGGCGAAGACTTTAACCAAATTCAAATTCAAGTTGCACCAGAAAACTTGTTTAGCGATCCGCCGCTCTTAGGAAGTCAAACGATTTTTGAAGAAGTACGTCGCGAAATGCAGGAAGAAGCCGAAGATACACTAATTTTCATTCACGGATTCAACACGTCGTTTCGCAATGCACTGCGGCAAGTCGCTCAAATTCATCAACGGCTCACGGCTGAAGATCCACTCAATCCTGGTAATCCATTAAAGCTGAATATGTGCTTGTTCTCCTGGCCATCGGACGGCTCGTTGTTGTTGACCGATCCTCGATCGCAAAATGCGGTTGCCTATCGCAACGATCGGTTAGACGCAGCGGCATCAGGTGCTGCCTTTGCGCGTGGCTTTCTCAAAATTGCCGACTTTATTATGCAAACTCAGCCTGAAGAACGCTGTGAACAACGACTACATTTGATGACGCATAGCATGGGGGCCTATGTATTACGTCATGCAGTACAAGAAATTCGCACATTTGTGGGCAATCGGATTCCCCGCATTTTTGATCAAATTCTACTGCTAGCAGCAGACGAAGATGATGATGCGTTTGATCATGACCATAAGCTGCACTTGTTGCCACGCACCACTCGCCATGTCAGCGTATATTTCAACCGCAATGATTTAGCGCTGTGGGCCAGCGATCGCCTCAAGGGAAATCCTGCAAGACTGGGCACAGATGGCCCCCTACAGCCGCTACAATTACCACGCAATGTGTATCCAGTCGATTGTACAGCGGTGGTTTCCCGCTTTGCTGATCCAACTGAGCATAGCTATCATCTTAACGTCGATCGAGTAGTCATCGATATACGACAAGTGTTGCGCAATCGTCCGGCTGATGAAATCCCTGGACGACGGTATGTAGCCGATTCCAATCGTTATCGTCTTTTAGAAGACTATCGGTAA
- a CDS encoding alpha-amylase family glycosyl hydrolase, with protein sequence MPKPIEFALFAPYNKEAALIGSFSDWQEIPMQKDNHGYFRATVDLEDGDYQYKFRVRSRSWFFEPDSWVDVVDPYATDIDNPTQNGIVRIKDGRKIVDTYVWQHDDKPLPPDQALVIYEMHVADFSGGEPDPHPRGKYKHALEKLDYLCELGINAIELMPVKEYPGDYSWGYNPRYFFATESSYGSTEDLKHFIDECHARGIRVLMDGIYNHSEAESPLTQIDHDYWYHHDPKDPEFNWGPEFNYEHYDENLDTYPARKFIGDTVRFWISEYHIDGIRYDASRQIGNYDFLHWIVQETKNTAGAKPFYNVAEYIPEDPSITNFDGPMDGCWHDSFYHTIVPHLCGERFDLEELKNVIDCKRQGFLGATNVVNYLTNHDHNHLLAEFGNFEIFDQAAFKRAKLGAALLMTAVGIPMIWMGEEFGEYKSKTIESAKIDWQLLGNDDNKGLFEYYKGLIHLRKSNHALYTENIDFCFENADDRVFAYCRWNEEGSRVVVVVNFSDNYLANYTISNFPADGTWHEWTGNYDVDTQNGSLTIDLPEYEAKVLVWQ encoded by the coding sequence ATGCCAAAACCTATTGAATTCGCCTTGTTTGCACCGTACAACAAGGAAGCGGCCCTGATCGGCTCTTTCTCCGATTGGCAAGAAATTCCCATGCAGAAAGACAATCATGGCTATTTTAGAGCGACGGTTGACCTAGAGGACGGCGATTATCAATACAAATTTCGCGTTCGCTCTAGGAGTTGGTTTTTTGAACCAGACAGTTGGGTTGATGTTGTCGATCCTTATGCAACGGATATTGACAACCCTACACAAAACGGCATTGTTCGCATTAAGGACGGGCGAAAAATTGTTGACACTTATGTCTGGCAACATGATGATAAGCCTCTGCCTCCGGATCAGGCGTTGGTCATTTACGAAATGCACGTTGCTGACTTTTCGGGAGGCGAACCAGACCCCCATCCCCGCGGCAAATATAAGCATGCTCTTGAGAAGTTAGATTATCTGTGTGAGTTAGGCATCAATGCGATCGAACTAATGCCAGTTAAGGAATACCCAGGTGACTATAGTTGGGGATATAATCCCCGCTATTTTTTTGCCACTGAATCGAGCTATGGGTCTACAGAAGATCTCAAACATTTCATCGATGAGTGTCATGCTCGTGGTATTCGGGTGCTGATGGATGGAATTTACAATCACTCCGAAGCCGAAAGCCCATTAACCCAAATCGATCACGATTATTGGTATCATCATGATCCAAAAGATCCAGAGTTTAATTGGGGTCCAGAATTTAATTACGAACACTATGACGAAAACTTAGATACTTATCCTGCTCGTAAGTTCATTGGCGATACGGTTCGTTTCTGGATTAGCGAATATCATATCGATGGAATTCGCTACGATGCATCTCGGCAGATTGGTAACTATGATTTCTTGCATTGGATTGTTCAAGAAACCAAGAATACGGCCGGAGCAAAACCCTTTTACAACGTAGCAGAGTATATTCCTGAAGATCCGAGTATTACCAATTTTGATGGGCCCATGGATGGCTGTTGGCACGACAGCTTCTACCACACGATCGTTCCACATCTGTGCGGTGAACGGTTTGATTTAGAAGAATTGAAGAACGTGATTGATTGCAAGCGGCAGGGATTTTTAGGCGCGACGAACGTGGTCAACTATCTGACCAATCATGACCACAATCATTTGCTAGCGGAGTTTGGCAACTTCGAGATTTTTGATCAAGCTGCCTTTAAGCGAGCTAAGCTCGGGGCGGCGCTACTAATGACCGCAGTAGGAATTCCCATGATCTGGATGGGTGAGGAGTTTGGCGAATACAAATCTAAGACGATCGAATCGGCAAAAATTGACTGGCAACTGCTCGGTAATGATGATAACAAAGGGCTATTTGAGTACTACAAAGGCTTGATCCATCTGCGCAAGTCGAATCATGCGCTTTATACCGAAAATATCGACTTCTGCTTTGAAAATGCCGACGATCGCGTGTTTGCCTATTGTCGCTGGAATGAAGAAGGCTCGCGAGTCGTGGTCGTAGTCAATTTTTCCGATAACTATTTGGCCAACTACACTATCTCCAACTTCCCTGCTGATGGCACGTGGCACGAATGGACCGGCAACTATGATGTAGATACGCAAAACGGTAGTTTAACAATTGACCTACCGGAATATGAAGCAAAAGTGTTGGTTTGGCAATAA
- a CDS encoding RMD1 family protein, with protein MSNPIFTDKDSFKCRALFLGESLDLKALETTEHLGTQPLVVTAGEQGCAVLFRYGAVVVFGLGPVEEASFLTYLKPFVRQPFASSETEEAILKRDQSGGGRVENGVIWLQEFSIERVQIVADILAKSVVLAHYETGTGKIFDQIEPFADSLQRTTRDERWGKEVLRQLGRALSIQHKIVGRVEIIDKPELLWDAPELERLYLRLENEYEIRERHLALERKLELISRTAETVLDLLQHNTGLRVEWYVVILIVVEILLSLYDLFVQV; from the coding sequence ATGTCAAATCCAATTTTTACAGACAAAGATTCATTCAAGTGCCGTGCTCTCTTTTTAGGAGAATCTCTAGATTTAAAAGCCCTAGAGACAACAGAACATTTAGGAACACAGCCCCTTGTAGTGACAGCCGGAGAGCAAGGATGCGCTGTGTTGTTTCGCTATGGAGCCGTGGTTGTCTTCGGGCTAGGACCGGTTGAAGAAGCATCCTTTCTAACCTATCTCAAACCATTCGTGCGGCAACCGTTTGCTTCATCTGAAACCGAAGAAGCCATCTTAAAGCGTGACCAATCTGGCGGAGGACGGGTAGAGAATGGCGTGATTTGGCTACAGGAATTTAGCATCGAACGAGTACAAATTGTGGCTGATATTTTGGCAAAGAGTGTTGTTCTGGCTCATTACGAAACAGGAACAGGTAAAATTTTTGATCAAATTGAACCCTTTGCCGATAGTTTACAGCGCACCACGCGCGATGAACGTTGGGGGAAAGAGGTACTGCGGCAATTAGGCCGAGCGTTGTCGATTCAGCACAAAATTGTGGGCCGAGTCGAAATCATTGATAAACCGGAACTGTTGTGGGATGCACCAGAACTAGAGCGGCTCTATTTACGCCTGGAAAATGAATATGAAATTCGCGAACGCCATCTAGCCCTAGAGCGCAAGCTAGAATTGATTTCTCGTACAGCCGAAACGGTTTTGGATTTGCTTCAGCACAACACTGGACTGCGAGTAGAGTGGTATGTGGTGATTCTGATTGTGGTGGAAATTTTGCTGTCGCTCTACGATTTGTTTGTACAGGTGTAG
- a CDS encoding MgtC/SapB family protein — MTGIELLYPLSWEDVVIRLSLAVILGGLIGWEREVDSKPAGLRTHMLVSLGSAMLVMTAVQSGMVRETADTISRIIQGIVTGIGFLGAGEIVSVSNSESGQVRVRGLTSAAAIWVAMAIGIAVGCGLWQIGTFGAIATFVILWGVKKIETRLGRR, encoded by the coding sequence ATGACGGGAATTGAATTACTGTATCCCCTTAGCTGGGAAGATGTGGTGATCCGCCTTAGTTTAGCAGTTATTTTGGGTGGTCTCATTGGCTGGGAACGAGAGGTGGACAGTAAGCCAGCCGGACTGCGAACGCATATGCTCGTGAGCTTAGGCTCAGCCATGCTAGTGATGACTGCGGTCCAATCGGGAATGGTGCGAGAGACAGCTGACACCATTAGTCGCATCATTCAAGGTATTGTCACAGGAATTGGTTTCCTGGGAGCAGGAGAAATTGTCAGCGTCTCTAACTCTGAATCTGGACAAGTACGAGTGCGTGGTTTAACCTCAGCCGCTGCGATTTGGGTCGCAATGGCGATCGGGATTGCGGTCGGTTGTGGACTATGGCAAATTGGCACATTCGGAGCGATCGCCACCTTTGTTATTTTATGGGGAGTGAAAAAAATTGAAACTCGCCTAGGTAGACGTTAG
- a CDS encoding DUF3288 family protein: MADDSGRKDQQHPLYSGDRQIVNSLLNDQPTDFNLAELARLRIRYRGFPGARDIQTDLDTLLEKWQLTEEDLFQKTRQLHQTAQVYRGRASQREDWS, from the coding sequence ATGGCTGATGATTCCGGTCGTAAAGACCAGCAGCACCCGCTCTATAGTGGCGATCGGCAGATTGTCAACTCGCTGCTGAACGACCAACCCACAGATTTTAATTTAGCGGAATTGGCGCGCCTACGCATTCGCTATCGTGGCTTTCCAGGAGCACGAGACATTCAAACCGATTTAGACACTCTTCTAGAAAAATGGCAGCTAACTGAAGAAGACCTGTTCCAGAAAACTCGTCAGCTTCATCAAACAGCACAAGTATATCGAGGCAGAGCAAGCCAACGTGAAGATTGGAGCTAG
- the ileS gene encoding isoleucine--tRNA ligase → MVRYNLYNVPCIFSNNLPVTLTEPGSYKDTVNLPQTKFDMRANAVKREPELQTFWKENRIYEKLSESNPGEPFILHDGPPYANGALHIGHALNKTLKDIINKYQLLKGHKVRYIPGWDCHGLPIELKVLQAMKPEERKNLTPLELRRKAKAWALEQQQQQCQSFMRYGIWGDWDHPYLTMLPEYEAAQIGVFGQMVLKGYIYRGLKPVYWSPSSQTALAEAELEYPDGHTSRSLYAAFPVVSLSKAAAAFQPYLSELGVAIWTTTPWTIPANLAVAVNPDLKYSVVEAAGGNLPFRYLIVATELVERLSKLFATELTVKATVSGKDLEHSTYRHPLFDRESPIVIGGDYVTTESGTGLVHTAPGHGMDDFAVGQRYGLPVLSPVDDLGNFTEEAGPFARLNVLKDANPAIIKALSEAGSLLKEEDYVHRYPYDWRTKKPVIYRATEQWFASVDGFRDQAMQAIGSVEWIPAQGENRITAMVSERSDWCISRQRSWGVPIPVFYDEATNEPLLNADTLNHIQQIFAEKGSDAWWELSIEELLPEKYRHDGRTYRKGTDTMDVWFDSGSSWAAVVKQRGLVYPVDMYLEGSDQHRGWFQSSLLTSVAVNGIAPYKTVLTHGFTLDEQGRKMSKSLGNTIDPAIVIEGGKNQKEEPPYGADVLRLWVSSVDYSSDMAIGKNILKQIADVYRKIRNTARFLLGNLHDFDPAQQSVPYAELPELDCYMLHRMTEVFADVTDAFESYQFFRFFQTVQNFCVVDLSNFYLDIAKDRLYISTPNAARRRSCQTVLAVAVENLARSIGPVLSHLAEDIWQYLPYKTPYQSVFEAGWVKLEDAWKQPELAKTWEQLRKVRQEVNRVLEQSRNDKAIGSSLEAKLLLYVTDLDLRQTLASMNPADSLSGGNRVDELRYLFLTSQVELLETPDRLAGLKYQFQSDALGIGVVDAEGEKCDRCWNYSTHVGESKSHPLLCERCVPALDGTF, encoded by the coding sequence ATGGTTCGATACAATCTTTACAATGTCCCCTGCATTTTCTCTAATAATTTACCCGTGACTCTCACAGAACCTGGAAGCTACAAAGACACTGTTAATCTACCGCAGACTAAGTTTGACATGCGCGCCAATGCCGTCAAGCGCGAGCCGGAACTGCAAACCTTCTGGAAAGAGAACCGAATTTACGAGAAATTGTCTGAGAGCAATCCGGGGGAACCCTTCATTCTGCACGATGGTCCGCCCTATGCCAACGGCGCATTGCACATCGGTCATGCCCTCAACAAAACGCTGAAGGATATTATCAACAAATATCAACTGCTGAAGGGACACAAAGTGCGCTACATCCCTGGTTGGGACTGTCATGGACTGCCGATCGAACTGAAAGTGCTGCAAGCCATGAAGCCGGAGGAGCGCAAAAATCTAACGCCCTTGGAACTGCGTCGCAAAGCCAAAGCCTGGGCCTTGGAACAGCAGCAGCAACAGTGCCAAAGCTTTATGCGCTACGGAATTTGGGGTGATTGGGATCATCCCTACCTCACGATGTTGCCGGAATATGAAGCGGCGCAGATTGGCGTATTTGGGCAAATGGTTTTGAAGGGTTATATCTATCGCGGCTTGAAGCCCGTCTACTGGAGTCCCAGTTCTCAAACAGCCTTAGCCGAAGCGGAATTAGAATATCCCGATGGACACACGTCGCGCAGTCTCTATGCTGCATTTCCGGTGGTGAGTTTGTCTAAGGCTGCTGCTGCCTTTCAGCCCTATCTCTCAGAACTGGGCGTCGCCATCTGGACTACCACTCCTTGGACAATTCCAGCCAACTTGGCGGTTGCCGTCAATCCCGATCTGAAGTATTCCGTCGTGGAAGCTGCGGGTGGAAACCTGCCGTTCCGCTATTTGATTGTAGCCACAGAACTGGTGGAGCGCTTATCCAAACTATTTGCTACAGAACTGACCGTCAAAGCCACCGTATCTGGTAAAGATCTGGAACACAGCACCTATCGCCATCCCCTGTTCGATCGCGAAAGCCCGATCGTGATTGGCGGCGACTATGTCACGACCGAATCTGGTACAGGCTTGGTGCATACGGCTCCGGGGCACGGCATGGACGACTTTGCCGTCGGTCAGCGCTATGGACTGCCGGTTTTGTCTCCTGTAGATGATCTGGGCAATTTTACCGAAGAAGCGGGTCCGTTTGCCAGGCTAAATGTCCTCAAAGATGCTAATCCAGCCATCATCAAAGCGTTGTCCGAAGCGGGATCGCTGCTGAAGGAAGAAGACTATGTACATCGCTATCCCTATGATTGGCGCACCAAAAAACCCGTGATTTACCGCGCTACCGAACAGTGGTTTGCCTCAGTAGACGGCTTCCGCGATCAGGCGATGCAGGCGATCGGCTCTGTCGAATGGATTCCAGCGCAGGGCGAAAACCGCATCACAGCGATGGTATCGGAGCGATCGGACTGGTGCATTTCTCGTCAGCGCAGTTGGGGTGTGCCGATTCCGGTGTTCTACGACGAAGCCACTAACGAGCCGCTGCTCAACGCAGATACTTTGAATCACATTCAGCAGATCTTTGCGGAGAAAGGCTCGGATGCCTGGTGGGAACTGTCGATCGAGGAGCTATTGCCGGAGAAGTACCGCCACGATGGCCGCACCTACCGCAAAGGCACCGACACGATGGATGTCTGGTTCGATTCCGGCTCGTCCTGGGCAGCGGTAGTTAAACAGCGAGGCTTAGTCTATCCGGTGGATATGTATCTGGAAGGTTCAGATCAGCACCGGGGCTGGTTCCAGTCCAGTTTGCTCACCAGTGTAGCCGTCAACGGCATTGCTCCCTACAAAACTGTCCTCACCCACGGCTTCACGCTGGACGAACAGGGACGCAAGATGAGCAAATCGCTGGGCAATACTATCGATCCGGCGATCGTCATCGAAGGTGGCAAAAACCAGAAAGAGGAACCGCCCTACGGAGCCGATGTGCTGCGGCTGTGGGTATCGTCGGTGGATTATTCTTCTGATATGGCGATCGGGAAAAACATCCTCAAGCAAATTGCCGATGTCTATCGCAAAATCCGCAATACGGCCCGATTTCTGCTGGGCAACCTGCATGATTTTGATCCCGCTCAACAGTCCGTTCCCTATGCTGAGTTGCCGGAACTCGATTGCTATATGCTGCACCGCATGACCGAGGTGTTTGCTGACGTTACCGATGCGTTTGAAAGCTATCAGTTCTTCCGCTTCTTCCAGACGGTGCAAAACTTTTGCGTCGTCGATCTGTCTAACTTCTATTTGGATATTGCCAAAGATCGGCTGTATATCAGCACTCCTAATGCGGCACGGCGGCGCAGTTGCCAAACCGTGTTGGCGGTGGCCGTGGAAAACCTGGCCCGATCGATCGGGCCAGTTCTATCTCACCTGGCCGAAGATATTTGGCAATACCTGCCCTACAAAACGCCCTACCAATCTGTGTTTGAGGCGGGTTGGGTGAAACTGGAAGACGCCTGGAAACAGCCGGAACTTGCGAAAACCTGGGAGCAGTTGCGCAAAGTGCGGCAGGAAGTCAACCGCGTGCTAGAACAGTCCCGCAATGACAAGGCGATCGGCTCCTCGCTGGAAGCCAAGCTGTTACTATATGTCACCGATCTGGATCTGCGGCAAACACTAGCCTCGATGAACCCAGCGGATAGCTTAAGCGGCGGCAATCGCGTTGATGAATTGCGCTATCTATTCCTTACCTCGCAGGTGGAATTGCTGGAAACGCCCGATCGCCTGGCCGGATTAAAATACCAATTCCAATCAGATGCACTGGGAATTGGCGTCGTCGATGCCGAGGGCGAAAAGTGCGATCGCTGCTGGAATTACTCGACGCATGTGGGTGAATCAAAATCACATCCGCTGCTTTGCGAACGCTGCGTTCCGGCGCTCGATGGAACATTCTGA
- a CDS encoding serpin family protein has translation MVRFPVRYFVGTFTGLLTLASLTACLSINRDSAIAQPTSPETSSPSPSSTMTPSTINPQLVAADNQFGFKLFSQLMQQDGEQNLMMSPTSVAIALSMLYNGANGETQQQIASTLELQGLSLEEVNQSNADLETLLEHADPQVKLAIANSLWGNQEVAFKPDFIQRIQTFYVAEVETLDFKDPAVVNRINDWVNRNTEGKIPIILNEVRPDDILFLINAVYFKGEWQQAFDEANTSDRPFTLLDGSSKPHPLMSQTGSYLYQENDQFQAVSLPYGNGRLSMYVVLPQTDVPLPQFYEEFLSASNWDTVMTGFTRRNGTVELPRFRYEYATRLNDALQALGMPLVFDPNAADLTGLTDQDSYVNEVHHKTFIEVNEEGTEAAAVTSVGIRATSAQVPREPFMMTVDRPFFCAIRDNESGVILFMGSVVNPE, from the coding sequence ATGGTACGGTTCCCTGTTCGATATTTCGTTGGCACATTTACTGGGTTGTTGACACTTGCCAGTTTAACGGCTTGTTTGTCTATCAACCGTGATTCTGCAATCGCCCAGCCCACTTCACCAGAAACCTCTTCTCCAAGCCCATCTTCAACTATGACTCCGTCCACCATCAACCCGCAACTGGTCGCTGCCGATAATCAGTTTGGCTTTAAGCTGTTTTCCCAACTGATGCAGCAAGATGGTGAGCAAAACCTGATGATGTCGCCTACCAGCGTGGCGATCGCCCTCTCCATGCTCTACAACGGCGCTAATGGAGAAACACAGCAGCAGATTGCTTCAACGCTGGAACTACAAGGCTTGAGCCTAGAGGAAGTGAATCAGTCCAATGCAGATTTAGAAACTCTATTGGAACATGCTGATCCTCAAGTGAAATTGGCGATTGCCAACTCGTTGTGGGGCAATCAGGAAGTAGCATTTAAGCCAGACTTTATTCAGCGCATCCAAACGTTCTATGTTGCCGAAGTGGAAACCCTGGACTTTAAAGACCCGGCAGTGGTGAACCGCATTAACGATTGGGTCAACCGCAACACCGAAGGTAAAATTCCAATCATCCTGAACGAAGTGCGCCCCGATGACATTTTGTTTTTAATCAATGCCGTGTACTTCAAGGGAGAATGGCAACAAGCCTTTGATGAAGCTAATACGAGCGATCGACCGTTTACTTTGCTAGATGGCAGCAGCAAACCCCATCCGTTGATGAGCCAAACGGGGAGCTATTTGTATCAGGAAAATGACCAGTTTCAAGCAGTGAGTTTGCCCTATGGCAATGGACGTTTGAGTATGTATGTCGTTTTGCCGCAAACTGATGTGCCACTGCCCCAGTTTTATGAGGAATTTCTCTCTGCCTCTAACTGGGATACGGTAATGACTGGCTTTACTCGTCGGAATGGAACTGTAGAACTGCCGCGCTTTCGGTATGAATATGCCACCCGCCTCAATGATGCACTCCAAGCTCTGGGAATGCCCCTAGTGTTTGACCCGAATGCCGCAGACCTAACGGGGCTGACCGATCAGGATAGCTACGTCAACGAAGTGCACCACAAAACTTTTATTGAGGTTAACGAAGAAGGCACCGAAGCAGCGGCTGTCACCTCCGTCGGGATTCGAGCCACATCGGCGCAAGTTCCGAGGGAACCCTTTATGATGACCGTCGATCGCCCCTTTTTCTGTGCCATTCGAGACAACGAAAGCGGCGTGATTTTATTTATGGGGTCAGTAGTGAATCCGGAATAA
- a CDS encoding helix-turn-helix transcriptional regulator: MPISLSNRVYWDLFEERAESEQVHGSDSFDVTWLYPPRLGRGFMRQMELRKGIDLMISQYQLYDNIIIQLPEREHPIEYSFVLAGSFKCGTSCSIQAGQYLLCGSGAAPVESTESSTEQILELNVHIEPEQFLAHWQHALEEITPVLPSLIQSDSKLYLTQTGTTTLFMQTAVQQILQCPFHGITKRMYLESKVWELLALLIEQEMNRSLKQHRSLSCAHSLKPDDVDRIHYAREILLQRLDNPPSLIELARQVGLNDCTLKRGFRQVFGQTAFGLLHDYRLEQARQLLEERRLNVTEVARAIGFANRSYFASAFRKKFGVSPREYLARYKNSA, encoded by the coding sequence ATGCCGATTAGCTTATCAAATCGAGTTTACTGGGATTTATTTGAGGAAAGAGCAGAGTCTGAACAGGTGCATGGCTCAGACTCCTTTGATGTAACCTGGCTATATCCACCCCGTCTTGGACGTGGTTTTATGCGGCAAATGGAACTGCGTAAAGGCATTGATCTGATGATTTCTCAGTATCAACTTTACGACAATATAATCATTCAACTTCCAGAGCGAGAACATCCGATCGAATACAGCTTTGTTCTTGCAGGCAGCTTTAAATGTGGTACGTCCTGTTCAATTCAAGCTGGACAATATCTACTGTGTGGTAGTGGTGCGGCTCCGGTCGAGTCCACTGAAAGTTCTACAGAACAAATTTTGGAATTGAATGTTCACATTGAACCAGAACAGTTTTTAGCCCATTGGCAACATGCTCTTGAAGAAATCACTCCGGTGTTGCCATCCCTGATCCAATCCGATTCAAAACTCTACCTAACTCAGACTGGAACAACCACGCTTTTCATGCAGACGGCGGTGCAGCAGATTCTCCAATGTCCGTTTCACGGTATCACCAAACGGATGTATCTGGAAAGTAAAGTGTGGGAATTGTTAGCATTGCTAATTGAGCAAGAAATGAATCGCTCCTTAAAGCAACATCGGTCTCTTTCTTGTGCCCATTCATTGAAACCCGATGATGTCGATCGCATTCATTATGCGAGAGAAATCCTGTTACAACGGTTAGATAATCCACCCTCTTTAATTGAACTGGCACGACAGGTAGGGCTGAATGACTGTACCCTAAAACGAGGCTTTCGGCAGGTATTTGGACAAACTGCCTTTGGTCTTTTGCACGATTATCGGTTAGAGCAAGCTCGACAACTCCTAGAGGAACGGCGGTTAAATGTCACTGAAGTTGCTAGGGCGATCGGCTTTGCCAACCGCAGCTATTTTGCCTCTGCTTTTCGCAAAAAATTTGGTGTCAGCCCCAGAGAGTACTTAGCTCGATACAAAAATTCCGCCTAG